A window from Capricornis sumatraensis isolate serow.1 chromosome 5, serow.2, whole genome shotgun sequence encodes these proteins:
- the OR2A1 gene encoding LOW QUALITY PROTEIN: olfactory receptor 2A1/2A42 (The sequence of the model RefSeq protein was modified relative to this genomic sequence to represent the inferred CDS: inserted 2 bases in 2 codons), translating to MGENQTIEFILLGLGLGPRTQMLLFGLFSLFCVLTLLGNGVILGLISLDRRLHTPMSFFLSHLAIADMAYACSTVPQMLVNLLSPAKPIPFAGCITQTFLFLSFTHTECLLLVVMSYDRYVAICHSLRYSVIVSWGVGISLVGTSWPCGSLLALVHVGLILRLPFCGPHEINHFFCEILYVLKLACADTWLNQVVIFLACVFILLGPLCLVLGSYVRILASILRIQSTEGRRKAFSTCSSHLCMVGLFFGXAIVMSMAPRSRHPEEQQKXPFLFYSFFNPMLNPLIYSLRSKEVKGALRRVLFKESHFLLE from the exons atgggagaaaatcagACAATAGAGTTCATTCTACTGGGACTTGGTCTTGGCCCAAGGACTCAGATGCTCCTCTTTGGGCTCTTCTCCCTGTTCTGTGTCCTTACCCTGCTGGGGAACGGGGTCATCCTGGGGCTCATCTCACTGGACCGCAGACTGCACACCCCCATGTCCTTCTTCCTCTCACACCTGGCCATTGCTGACATGGCCTACGCCTGCAGCACAGTGCCCCAGATGCTGGTCAACCTCCTGAGTCCAGCCAAGCCCATCCCCTTTGCTGGCTGCATCACACAGACCTTTCTCTTTCTAAGTTTCACTCATACTGAGTGTCTGCTCCTGGTGGTGATGTCCTATGATCGGTATGTGGCCATTTGCCACTCCCTCCGATATTCTGTCATTGTGAGCTGGGGAGTCGGCATCAGTCTGGTGGGGACTTCCTGGCCATGTGGCTCCCTCCTGGCCCTGGTCCATGTGGGTCTCATCCTGAGGCTGCCCTTCTGTGGGCCTCACGAAATCAACCACTTCTTCTGTGAAATCCTGTATGTCCTCAAGCTGGCCTGTGCTGACACCTGGCTCAACCAAGTTGTCATCTTTTTGGCCTGTGTTTTTATCTTACTGGGGCCCCTCTGCCTGGTGCTGGGCTCCTATGTGCGCATCCTGGCCTCCATCCTGAGGATCCAGTCCACTGAGGGCCGCAGgaaggccttctccacctgctcctcccacctctgCATGGTCGGGCTCTTCTTTG GTGCCATCGTCATGTCCATGGCCCCCAGGTCCCGCCACCCTGAGGAGCAGCAGA ATCCTTTCCTGTTTTACAGTTTCTTCAACCCCATGCTGAACCCGCTCATCTACAGCCTGAGGAGCAAAGAAGTCAAGGGTGCCCTTAGGAGAGTGCTGTTCAAGGAGAGTCATTTCCTGTTGGAGTGA